The following proteins are encoded in a genomic region of Hyla sarda isolate aHylSar1 chromosome 3, aHylSar1.hap1, whole genome shotgun sequence:
- the LOC130360450 gene encoding olfactory receptor 13C9-like — protein sequence MYMLIVLGNSFLIFTIIVSPKLHTPMYYFLCNLSFIDLCFTSCTIPKLLYDIFSNTRTISVTGCLAQMNISLFLGLTECLLLAVMAYDRYIAICSPLYYTIIMSWRVCRYITVIMWSVSLVSSIIPTLIKPLVFCRKNKLNHFACETLVVLEQACGDLSTTKFFMFVQSFFILLLPFIYIVVTYICIISSILKIRSTQGRSKSFSTCASHLTVVIMFYGTTMTTYTGQAKLSSNLKYIALSYGFFTPFLNPLVYSLRNNEVKGAVKKILT from the coding sequence ATGTATATGTTGATCGTCCTGGGGAACAGTTTCCTGATCTTCACCATCATTGTCAGTCCTAAGTTACACACTCCTATGTATTATTTCCTTTGTAACTTGTCTTTTATTGATTTGTGCTTTACGTCCTGCACTATACCAAAATTACTGTATGATATATTTTCTAATACAAGGACAATTTCTGTCACCGGATGTTTGGCCCAAATGAACATAAGTCTTTTTCTGGGTCTAACTGAGTGTTTATTACTGGCGGTGATGGCCTATGACCGGTATATTGCTATATGCTCCCCCTTATATTACACCATCATTATGAGCTGGAGGGTCTGTAGATACATTACAGTCATCATGTGGTCAGTAAGTTTAGTCTCCTCTATTATCCCGACCCTCATAAAACCTCTTGTATTCTGTAGGAAAAACAAACTGAACCATTTTGCTTGTGAGACCTTAGTGGTTCTTGAGCAGGCGTGCGGGGATCTCTCCACTACTAAATTCTTTATGTTTGTTCAGAGTTTCTTTATTCTTTTATTACCttttatatacattgtggtgacttatatttgcatcatttcctcGATATTAAAGATACGTTCTACTCAGGGTAGATCTAAATCCTTCTCCACCTGCGCCTCCCACCTCACTGTGGTTATTATGTTTTATGGGACAACTATGACCACATACACGGGACAAGCAAAATTGTCTTCTAACCTGAAATATATTGCTCTTAGCTATGGGTTTTTTACTCCATTTTTAAATCCTTTGGTCTACAGCCTGAGGAATAATGAAGTGAAAGGGGCCGTTAAGAAAATTTTGACTTAA